In Oscillatoria sp. FACHB-1407, the sequence ATTGCCGACCTACTTGTGGTCATCCTGTTTGCCAATGCGGCGCAAAACGCCATGTCATCCGACTACACTTCCCTCACCGATGGGTTGATGCTAGTGGCAACTATCGTATTTTGGAACTACCTGCTGAATTGGTTGGGATTCAAGTTTCCTAAAATCCAACGGCTGTTGAGTCCACCTCCGCTAATGCTGGTGAAGAACGGTCGGATGATTTATCGCAATATGCGGCGAGAGTTGATCACCGAAGGCGAGTTGATGCTGCAACTCCGCAAACAGGGCGTTGAGAAGCTCAATGAAGTCCGTATGGCATTCATGGAAGCCGATGGCAGTGTCAGCGTCATTACTCACAACACACCGACGCATCCTGCCTCTAGACCACCAGTGTTAGGGTAAACCTCAACCGCTGAGGAGGGCTTCGACAAATTCATAACTTGAGAAGGGGCGCAGGTCTTCAATGCCTTCGCCTACCCCAATAAAGCGAATTGGCAATCCCAACTGCTGCACAACAGCGAGTGCGATTCCCCCTTTGGCGGTGCCATCTAGCTTAGTCAGGACAACCCCACTTAACTGAGCCGCTTCTGAAAAAACTTCTGCCTGACGCAGACCGTTTTGTCCTAATGTGGCGTCTAATACCAGCAGAGACTCGATGTGAGCATTGGGAGCTTTTTTGTCGATAATGCGGCGAATCTTGCTCAACTCATCCATCAGGTTCTTCTTGTTCTGCAACCGTCCGGCGGTGTCAATTAATAGAAGTTCTGTATCACGGGCTTGAGCCGCTGTGATCGCATCAAACACCACCGCAGCGGGATCGGTGTTTTTGCCGGGGTTAGCAATCACCTCGACATTACTGCGATCGCCCCACACCTTCACCTGTTGTACCGCCGCTGCCCGAAAGGTATCGGCTGCCCCGATCAGACAGCGATAGCCTGATTTTTGAGCGATATGCGCCAACTTGCCAATGGTGGTTGTCTTTCCGGCTCCATTCACCCCGGTAATCAGCCAAATGTTCAGCGTTTCCTTTTCGGGAGCAAAAGTGGGGTTGTAGGGTTTGCCGCCGGGGGTGTCTAACATACCGCGCAGAATTTCTTTCAGATACGCGATCGCTTGTTCCGGGGGCAATGCTTCCTGGCGTAAGCGATTCTGCAATGACTCGATAATGAAATCAGTGGCTTCAACCCCAACATCGGCTTGCAATAGCAAGGATTCGATTTCGATGACCGCATCTTGATTAAGCGGTCCCTGACCAACGATCGCCCGCAACTGGTTCACCAGGCTACGACGGGTCTTGTCTAACCCCTGACGCAATCGCTTCAGCCAGGTAATTTCTTCGATGTCTACCTGATCGGGACGACGACCCTGAGCCGCCAACACCTGAGCAGACCAGACGAAGTTTTCATCCAATGGCAACTCAGGAACTGCATCAGAGGTTGTTGGTGCAGTTTGACGAGTTTCTGGTTCAGGCTCAACGATCGCCTCTGCCTTCAACCGCTCCAATCGTTCCTGCCGCTCAGCTTCAGCTTTCATCCAAAAGGGCAGGGCACTTTGTTCTGCTGCATTGGTTTCAGGAGAAGCCGTTGGCGATTGCTCCTCAGTCGCCTCTGGAGGGGTTGAGGTTGCGGGTTCCAAATCAGGTGCTACAACTTCTGAAGCGATCGCTGTTTCAGGTGTTTCCTCCGTTTCAACCATAGGCGAATCGGCTGTCACTGGTAGATCAGCAGGTGATGCTTCCGGCAGGTCAGGAGCCGCTTCAGTCGTAGTCGGCTCCGAAGGAGTGGAGGTCGCCGCTTCTGCCTGCTTTTTCTGAATATTTTTGTACGCTGCCTTTGCCCACTCTAAGTAGTTAGAGTCGATTGCTCCCTCCGTGGTGCCTGCCGCTTCAGTTGAGATATCGGTTGAGGTGGATGGTTGCTCTGATGGTTGGGTGTCAGAGTTGGCATCAGACGATGGAGGATTTTGGGGGCGGTTAAACCAGTTGAAAGACATCGAATTTTACTGTCGGACGGGGATTGAACTGCATGTTCAGGTCAGGTTAGGCTGAACTACCTCTACCATAAGCGTACAAGGAGTTTGCTAACTTTAGATTTTTAAGGCATCGCTGACGCGCCGCAAAACTCCATTGATAAATCGATGCCCTTCTTCACCGCTATAGCGTTTGGCTAGCTCGACCGCTTCGTTAATCGCAACCTTATCGGGAGTGCCCAGATACAAAATCTCGGTCACCGCGATTCGCAAAATGTCCTGGTCAATCCGGGCGAGTCGCTCCAGCTTCCACTCCACCATATTCTCGCTGAGCACCCGATTAATCTCGTCCCGGTTGTTTTGCATGTAGGTAAGCAGATCGAGGGCATAGTCGCGCACCTCCTGCTGATTTGCCAGTTGAATCAACTCAGGCAGTTCGATCGCCGTTCCTAAGCGATTGATTGCGGTTTGAGCCAGGTCGATCGATTCTTTAACCATGGCTCTGGCACTCCGCACATCAACGGCACGCGTCTCGCTACTCAACAGGCGATCGCTCCCCCGTTCTAGCTCTGCCGATGCAGTCTCCAACGTGTCTTGAATTTCAGTTAGCAACGTCCGCACGGCTGCCAACAATAACTGCTGCAACTGCTGCGTTTGGAGCTTCTCAGTGTTACTAGATAATTGGCTGATACTCAAAAGAGCCAATTCACGGGCAATTCGACGGGCTTGCATAGTAGTCAAACGGGCAGCACAGACCCATTGATCCTAGCAGGAACGGGCGAACATCGGTAAGACGCGACAGGAATTTGGAAACTAATCCTTGGGAGGTTGGGAGGGTGTGGAGGAGTGGGAGAGTGTTCCATTCTTCGTTTTGAGTTCTAGAATGGGATGCCTCACCGCAAAACTCAACATTCAAACCTCAAAATCTTTAATTTCATTCACTCTACCCCATCACTCCCGACTCCCTCATCTCATGACTCCTCAAGACATTACAGATACGCTGGAAACACTGTTTGATTTGCCTGTGCAGGTCAATGGCAGCGAATCGTGGCAGGTCGAAATCAATAACCTGCGATTGCTGGTGCTGCTATCGGAAGATGGCTCATGGCTGCGATCGCTGATCTCGATTGCCTCGGCTGAAGATGCCCAACCCCATCTGGCGCAACTGATGGAAGCCAATTTTGATGAAACTCAGGAAACTCGCTATGCCCTGTATGAAGGGGTGTTGTGGGGCGTATTTCAGCACAATTTTGAGAGCCTGACGACAGAAGACTTTCAAGCGGCGATCGCCCGTTTGGTCACGTTGCAACAACGGGGATTGTCCGTCAGTTTTGACCAGTTGGCGGAAACCCAGATCCGCCAAATTGTTCGGGCTGCTAAATTGCAAGGGCAGTCTCTAGAAACTACCCTGCAAACCCTCGATCGCTTTTATCGGGAAGGCGTTATGGGTGAAATTGATCAGAACGCCGAGCAACGACAAGCCGTCTTGGGGGCATGGCGTTATCAACTCGAACGCTTTTGGAACGAGGAGGGGTGAAAAGGGAAAAAGGATAAACAATGAAGGATTAAGGATGGAGGATAAAAGGCAGAGAACTGCCCTCGATTCCCCACTCCCTGCTCCCTACTCCCTACTCTTTAATACTCTAAAAACAACGTCTCAAAGGTGTCTGACGTGGGAGTGGGTCGAGCCACCAATTGAGGTGCATTGGGATCCTGTGGACTGGCGTTCCGCATTTGTTGAACGTTGCCCTCTAGCTGGTTAATGTGTTGATCCAAAATGGTAAGGCGATCGCAAATCTGCTGTCGTCGCTCATCCATGGTCTGCAACTCTTGCTGGAGGCGTTTCTTTTCAACAACGAGCTTATAGATATCCAGAAAAGCAGCAGCCTCTGATTTTTGCCGGGGCATGGTGCTAATTTTGGGGCGAATCTTGCCTCTAGCGGTATTACGACGCATGGGGGGATTACTCAACTATTTTTCTCAGTATTCCCAAAATTTGGCTCATTCTCCGGATGGCAATTACAAATCAACAAAACTTAGAAATATGCTTCCTGACTCGCCTCCGCCTATCAAATGTGGCTACGGCTATAAAGCGAATGGGAGTGAGATAATCCCACTCCCATCGCAGTCAGCCTATTCACCTTTGAATGGGCTATTTTATCGGTAGATGCAATGGTGCATGGAAAGGCGTTAGCCCACCAATCCAGATCGCAGAGCACGCACTGCGGCTTGTGTGCGGTCATCTGCACAAAGCTTATTTAAGATGTTGCGAACGTGGGTTTTAACAGTCCCAACGGTGATGTAGAGTTTTTCAGCGATCGTGGCGTTGCTGCATCCTGCTACGATTAACTCTAGCACCTCTAGTTCCCGTTCAGTCAACGGGTAGGTTTCTAAAATTTGACTGTATTCAGGTGCAACAGCATCAATCGCCACAGTTGGCTTGACTTTTCCCTCGCCAACAGGTTGGCGAGCCTGCTTCAAAACCAGTCGGGCGATCGCCGGATCAATCCAGCTATGACCATCATTGGTAACATGAATGGCTTCAAGCAGGCGATCGAGGCTAACATCTTTCATGCAGTAAGAATCAGCACCAGCGGCAAAAGCTGCTAATACCGCATCTTCACTGTCGTTCAAGGTCAAAATTAAGATTTTTGTTTTAGAGTCTTCTGACTCAGATTGAAATTCTCTAAATTCGCGAGTTAACTCAATTCCATCAATATCAGGCAATCCGATATCGACGATGGCTACATCCGGTGCAGATGTCTGCAACAAATGCAAGCCCTCTGTGCCGTTAGCAGCCTCACCGACGACTTTTACGCCAACCTGTTGCTGTAGAGCGGTTCGCATTCCAACGCGAGTTAGATCATGATCTTCAATGAGGGCAACTTGAATTTCGCTCATGTTGTGTAGCTTCTATGACTTTATGACGATGGCAATTAGCGTTGATTAACCAACAATAATAAGGAGATAAATTTAATATACTGCCTTAGTTTAAAGTGCATATCCCTATAAAGGTAGAGGCAACGATTATTCCCTTCTCATCCTTTTTATATACACCGAATTGCAACAAATGGATTTTATATGATTTGAAGATTGGCTGGTTGGAGACGTGGATAGTATGAATATGCCTCCCAGTCAACAATCTCAACCATCTCATTCAACAGATGCCCCCGGTAACTCACACCAACCGACCGCAGAGCCCCTAGAGTCTCAATTGTATACAGCCAAGTTGCAGATCGGGCAATTTTTGACCATATTTCCTGCGGCGGCGTGTATTGCTAATTCCGACGGAAAGATTACAGATTGTAATCAAAAGTGGCTCGATTTAATGCTGGAGCAAAACGGTGCTTCGGGTGGAGAGATTGCTGCTAAACAATTGCTAGGCAGTGTTTGTGATTTGATTGGTTTCTCTGATCGCGATCGCTTCTTAAAGCACTGGCAGCAAGCAAATGAGTCGAAAAAAGAATTTAACTTTTCCTGTCAACATCCGCTCGTTAGCGGACAGACACAACATATACATCTCAAATTTGTCCCAACGGTAGAAAATGGTGTGGTGAAAGCCTGGATCGGGATTTGCCAACCGTTTTCGATTCACTCATCCGATCACAACAGGTTGGGAAAGCCTGTGGCTTTAGAGGAGACGAACGCTCAACCTCAGGCTAAAGCTTCAATGGAAGGGCACTTCTTAAACATCATGTCCCATGAGTTGCGAACCCCACTCAACGCCATCCTGGGATTTTCGCAATTACTCCTGCGTCAACGCCAATCTTCACTAACCTTGACGCAGGCTGATATGGTACAGCGCATCCTCAAAAATGCTTACCAATTGCTAACTCTGGTTGATGATGTTCTATGTTTGTCACAGTTAGAGGCGGGATATTTATCGTTGAAGGTCGAAACCTTTGATATTGCTCAGGTGGTTTCAGCGGTGATTGATGAAGTCAAGGCTCAAGCCAACCGCCAACACATCGTACTCATCTCACAGCTAGAGGTCGCTAATCCCTTAGTGGTGAACGATCTGAGTCGCCTCCGCCAATTGCTGCTGAAAGTGCTGTGTAATGCGATTAAATTTACCGAGTTGGGTGAGGTTCACATTACTCTGAGCGAGTTGTCGAGCGATCGCCTGTACTTGATGATTCGAGACACAGGTATTGGGATCAAGCAAGAAGACCTGCCATTGATCTTTGAGCGATTTCGCCAGGTTGATCAAACCATTGCACGGCGTTACTCTGGTGCTGGGCTAGGATTGGCGATCGCCCACAGGTTGGTCGAGCTAATGCAGGGCAGTATTACCATTACCAGCGAACTCCAACAGGGAACAACGGTCATGATTGAGTTGCCTCGGCAGGTTCGTGCGTCAGGATAGTACGACAAAGCATTGCTTTCCGTAGACTACGGGGTTAAGTTTTGGATACAATCGACATCCGACTCTGATAAAACCTTGCTAAATCTGCCTGTGGCGCGA encodes:
- a CDS encoding DUF421 domain-containing protein — encoded protein: MRLIVLTLKPMIVGTNHLFTVNWREIFTPSVSLTELFIRGSLVYLLLFVLLRFLPNRQVGAVGIADLLVVILFANAAQNAMSSDYTSLTDGLMLVATIVFWNYLLNWLGFKFPKIQRLLSPPPLMLVKNGRMIYRNMRRELITEGELMLQLRKQGVEKLNEVRMAFMEADGSVSVITHNTPTHPASRPPVLG
- the ftsY gene encoding signal recognition particle-docking protein FtsY encodes the protein MSFNWFNRPQNPPSSDANSDTQPSEQPSTSTDISTEAAGTTEGAIDSNYLEWAKAAYKNIQKKQAEAATSTPSEPTTTEAAPDLPEASPADLPVTADSPMVETEETPETAIASEVVAPDLEPATSTPPEATEEQSPTASPETNAAEQSALPFWMKAEAERQERLERLKAEAIVEPEPETRQTAPTTSDAVPELPLDENFVWSAQVLAAQGRRPDQVDIEEITWLKRLRQGLDKTRRSLVNQLRAIVGQGPLNQDAVIEIESLLLQADVGVEATDFIIESLQNRLRQEALPPEQAIAYLKEILRGMLDTPGGKPYNPTFAPEKETLNIWLITGVNGAGKTTTIGKLAHIAQKSGYRCLIGAADTFRAAAVQQVKVWGDRSNVEVIANPGKNTDPAAVVFDAITAAQARDTELLLIDTAGRLQNKKNLMDELSKIRRIIDKKAPNAHIESLLVLDATLGQNGLRQAEVFSEAAQLSGVVLTKLDGTAKGGIALAVVQQLGLPIRFIGVGEGIEDLRPFSSYEFVEALLSG
- the nusB gene encoding transcription antitermination factor NusB — protein: MQARRIARELALLSISQLSSNTEKLQTQQLQQLLLAAVRTLLTEIQDTLETASAELERGSDRLLSSETRAVDVRSARAMVKESIDLAQTAINRLGTAIELPELIQLANQQEVRDYALDLLTYMQNNRDEINRVLSENMVEWKLERLARIDQDILRIAVTEILYLGTPDKVAINEAVELAKRYSGEEGHRFINGVLRRVSDALKI
- a CDS encoding response regulator; translated protein: MSEIQVALIEDHDLTRVGMRTALQQQVGVKVVGEAANGTEGLHLLQTSAPDVAIVDIGLPDIDGIELTREFREFQSESEDSKTKILILTLNDSEDAVLAAFAAGADSYCMKDVSLDRLLEAIHVTNDGHSWIDPAIARLVLKQARQPVGEGKVKPTVAIDAVAPEYSQILETYPLTERELEVLELIVAGCSNATIAEKLYITVGTVKTHVRNILNKLCADDRTQAAVRALRSGLVG
- a CDS encoding PAS domain-containing sensor histidine kinase is translated as MNMPPSQQSQPSHSTDAPGNSHQPTAEPLESQLYTAKLQIGQFLTIFPAAACIANSDGKITDCNQKWLDLMLEQNGASGGEIAAKQLLGSVCDLIGFSDRDRFLKHWQQANESKKEFNFSCQHPLVSGQTQHIHLKFVPTVENGVVKAWIGICQPFSIHSSDHNRLGKPVALEETNAQPQAKASMEGHFLNIMSHELRTPLNAILGFSQLLLRQRQSSLTLTQADMVQRILKNAYQLLTLVDDVLCLSQLEAGYLSLKVETFDIAQVVSAVIDEVKAQANRQHIVLISQLEVANPLVVNDLSRLRQLLLKVLCNAIKFTELGEVHITLSELSSDRLYLMIRDTGIGIKQEDLPLIFERFRQVDQTIARRYSGAGLGLAIAHRLVELMQGSITITSELQQGTTVMIELPRQVRASG